The following are encoded together in the Bombus pyrosoma isolate SC7728 linkage group LG17, ASM1482585v1, whole genome shotgun sequence genome:
- the LOC122576878 gene encoding putative fatty acyl-CoA reductase CG5065, whose translation MRDAVVKCSIETPLNDTLWYPGCPMIANRYVYNVRSVIPHILLAFIIDMFLRLRGSKPIMMKLLRNGNKLFTATAYFALHEWTFQRDNCSDLMRKVKMLNDSDMVKLDLRDMDWEKYVASNLMGIRKFILKEDFNSTARQRLSRLYWIHQITKMSGIMILLWIIYCIVY comes from the exons ATGAGAGATGCCGTTGTAAAATGTAGCATAGAAACCCCACTGAACGATACGCTGTGGTACCCGGGTTGTCCAATGATAGCTAATAGATATGTTTACAACGTTCGGAGTGTAATTCCGCATATTTTGCTTGCGTTCATTATAGATATGTTTTTAAGACTTCGAGGTAGTAAACCAAT AATGATGAAACTTCTCCGAAATGGCAATAAGCTGTTTACAGCGACAGCATATTTCGCTCTGCACGAATGGACTTTCCAAAGGGATAACTGTTCCGATTTGAtgagaaaagtgaaaatgttGAACGACAGCGATATGGTCAAACTAGATTTACGAGATATGGATTGGGAGAAATACGTTGCAAGTAATCTGATGGGAATTAGGAAATTTATTCTGAAAGAAGACTTTAATTCAACAGCCCGACAACGATTATCAAG GTTGTACTGGATACATCAGATCACAAAAATGTCTGGTATAATGATCTTACTATGGATAATATACTGTATCGTGTACTGA